The following proteins are co-located in the Eublepharis macularius isolate TG4126 chromosome 5, MPM_Emac_v1.0, whole genome shotgun sequence genome:
- the INAVA gene encoding innate immunity activator protein — translation MKSKDETSDTDSGIIVQSGPDSPMSPMKDLTQAMRKQQRVLEERLEACVQELKRLCLREAELTGMLPSEYPLKAGEKPPKVRRRIGAAFKLDEKAIVLRGADPVSTLERDLALQLQIAEAARCLSREENLTKQVRKRRKSAVLKEEKKLKDLEQALNEYRLASRHLMPLRASAPTLEGFNVSDESSLSDVALVEEAPQELNSHPPSKLPSSAHLQPLHGSSDQPFPASLPEGQIHYQLTELECAPIQNSPWKETSLDKPYEKTKKSSEPSSIPSSPSLMAQPAPSSVTQRTAEPLLCHFVPARKIEVRRQAGSSAPPTPEFLGRRGQSQTIRMCSSREGLESRGRSALPRRRPTYYTVTVPDYCFSAPKPNPAIKPTYHSASEDSNSDVSSISYTTSAGSSSPDISFLKPLPPTPMEEALQPFQSQVCKGHETEYHSQGPQKLLSPPGYFSAMEYASECLVPAGREPCYSRPSFLSASSAHFAYAEEAVPLRFHRSIVSQSRVVRTPSLKDCLPCPSTGPRVLSKSAVTEELKSWHERTRLRNARPHSLDRQGAFRMRSGPGRELRTACSMGQQMQVPCVHILKRSPEGAPVQVYVPENGEIITQV, via the exons ATGAAGAGTAAGGATGAGACCAGTGATACAGACAGTGGGATCATAGTGCAGTCAG GACCAGACAGCCCCATGTCTCCGATGAAGGACCTGACCCAAGCTATGAGGAAGCAGCAGCGAGTTCTGGAGGAGCGGCTGGAGGCTTGTGTGCAGGAACTGAAAAGGCTGTGTTTACGTGAGGCG GAGCTGACAGGAATGCTTCCCTCAGAGTACCCTCTGAAAGCAGGAGAGAAGCCCCCAAAGGTCCGTCGTCGAATtggggcagctttcaaattggaTGAAAAAGCTATTGTCTTAAGAGGAGCG GATCCAGTGAGCACACTGGAGAGAGATCTGGCTCTACAGCTACAGATTGCTGAGGCTGCACGGTGTCTCTCCCGGGAAGAGAATCTCACCAAGCAAGTCCGTAAGCGCCGGAAAAGTGCTGTGttgaaggaggaaaaaaagcTGAAGGACTTAGAGCAAGCCCTCAATGAATACCGCCTGGCATCCCGGCATTTGATGCCACTCAGGGCCAGTGCTCCCACCTTAGAAG GGTTTAATGTCTCTGATGAGAGCTCCCTGTCAGATGTCGCCCTTGTAGAAGAAG CGCCCCAAGAGCTGAACTCTCATCCTCCATCAAAGCTTCCCTCCTCCGCTCATCTCCAACCTTTACATGGTTCTTCAGATCAGCCTTTTCCTGCTAGCTTGCCAGAAGGACAAATTCACTACCAACTCACAGAACTGGAATGTGCGCCCATCCAGAACAGCCCCTGGAAGGAGACCAGTCTGGATAAACCCTACGAGAAGACCAAGAAATCTTCTGAACCCAGCAGCATACCAAG TAGTCCAAGCCTGATGGCCCAGCCAGCACCCAGCTCGGTGACTCAAAGGACAGCGGAGCCACTTTTGTGCCACTTTGTTCCTGCAAGGAAGATAGAAGTCAGGAGACAGGCTGGTTCTAGTGCCCCACCGACGCCAGAGTTCCTGGGAAGGAGAGGGCAATCCCAAACCATAAG GATGTGTTCATCCCGGGAAGGTTTGGAATCCCGTGGAAGAAGCGCCCTACCAAGGCGGCGTCCTACCTACTATACTGTCACTGTTCCTGATTACTGCTTCTCTGCACCCAAACCCAACCCTGCCATCAAACCCACCTATCATTCTGCCTCAGAAGACAGTAATTCAGATGTCTCCAGCATCTCCTATACAACGtcggctggcagcagcagccctgaTATCTCGTTCCTGAAGCCACTACCCCCAACACCCATGGAAGAGGCTTTGCAGCCATTCCAGAGCCAGGTCTGCAAGGGACATGAAACAGAATACCACTCCCAGGGCCCTCAGAAGCTGCTGTCACCTCCAGGCTACTTCTCTGCCATGGAGTATGCATCTGAATGTCTGGTGCCAGCTGGAAGGGAGCCCTGCTACAGTCGTCCATCCTTTCTTtctgccagctctgcccacttTGCCTATGCGGAAGAAGCTGTGCCGTTGAGGTTCCATAGGTCAATTGTTTCCCAAAGCAGGGTGGTGCGTACCCCTtctctgaaggactgcctccctTGTCCTTCCACAGGCCCTCGGGTATTGTCCAAGTCAGCTGTGACAGAAGAGCTAAAATCATGGCATGAACGGACCCGCCTGCGCAATGCACGGCCACATTCACTGGACAGGCAAGGTGCTTTCCGCATGCGCAGTGGGCCAGGTAGAGAGTTGCGCACTGCGTGTTCCATGGGACAGCAAATGCAG GTTCCGTGTGTCCATATTCTGAAACGCTCTCCTGAGGGAGCTCCTGTACAGGTTTACGTGCCAGAGAACGGGGAAATCATTACTCAGGTCTAG